Within the Cyanobium sp. ATX 6F1 genome, the region GCTACATGGTGCTGGCCTACACCGATGCCGAATCGGTGAGCCTCAACGTGGGCTTCTATTACATGGCCAATGCGGCCGGCCGGCTGGTGGGCACCCTGCTCTCCGGTGCCCTGTTCCTGGTGGGCGGCCTGCAGGCCTGCCTGTGGGCCTCGTGCCTGCTGGTGGCCCTGGCCTTCCTTTCGGGGATTCGCTTGCCACCGCCAATGCGACAGCAGCTCGAGGCGGCTTGATCTCAGGCATCAGCAGGGCAATCAGGAGTTGCCGCCCGATCGGGGGGGGGGTGATCTGCGGCATCGAAAGTCCCAGGGGCGGGTGATACCGCCGGGCACCTGCCACACGCCGTAGCGGCTGCGGGAGGCCCTGAATTCAGCATCGAGATACTCCTTGGCGTCGCACTGGCCCAGGTACTTCCGGTAGGCGAAGGCCATGCCGTCTTCCACCAGGGCCAGGTTGATATTCACGCCACCGATCACCTCGGCCACGGTGCGGCCGTAGCGATCCACTGTCTGCGGCCTGAGGGTCACGCTGGAGCCCAGCCGCAGGTGGCTTTGCAGGTAGCTGCGGGCCTCGGCGCCATAGGGGGCCTGGGCCATCTCGGGCGCATCAATGCAGGCCAGCCGCACCGTGATCCGCTGTTGGCCGTGTTGCAAGCGGATGGTGTCGCCGTCGCCGATCGAGAGCACCGTGGCGGAAGCCTGTTGGTTGGCCTGCGCCGTGCCTACAAAGAAAACGTTGCCCCACCCAGCGATGAACGCAGCGGCACCGATCAGCAGCCAACTGATCAAAGGCCGAGCACAGGCTCGATCTGCTCCAGCAGCGCTGGCAATTGCTCGCTCAACGTGATCCACACCTCTTCGAGGTCCACGCGGTCATAGGCATGGATGAGTACGTCCCGCATTCCGGCCATCTCCCGCCAGGGAATCTGCGGATGTTGCTGGCGGCACGAGTCGCTCAGACGCTTTGTGGCTTCTCCGATGATCTCAAGATTGCGCACCACCGCGTCCTGTAGAACGTCGCTGGCCAGGAACGTCTCGCGATCGGGGATGGTGAAGCCTTGAACCCGCCTGATCGCGGTCAGGATGTCGCCCAGGGCATCACGGTCCCTTGGCTCGATCACAGGGGAATGGCGTCCCGCTCGGCAGAAGCCAGTGCGGCTGGCTTGAGATTGCGTCGGCGAATCAGATCCACGCGGCAATGCAACGTGTCTTCCAAAGCCAGCTTCAGGGCGATGCGTTCCAGCAGACCCGTGCGTGCAGGCAGATCCACCAGGAGATCCAGGTCACTGTCGGCTCCAGCCTGATCACGGACCACCGAGCCAAACGCCGCCAGATTGGTGGCGCCGTGGGCAGTTGCGATCTCCCTGATCCTTGGAGCCTGAGCCAGCAGGTCGTCGAGGCGCATGGCAACCCAGAAGCCTTGGTCAGCTTAAGAGAGACAGCTCAGCACGACTTGCCTCCTCGTGGCCTTGTCAGGGCCGAACTCAGTTCCAATGAAAAGGGCGCCCCGTGTCGGGCGCCCTCGGGCCGGTTGCAGGGAACTGGTTTGAACCGCCCTGGTCGAGACCTCTGATTCATTGATAGATCCGTTTGGCCGTGGTGTCAGTACGGCAAACCTCACTCCTGGGCCACACCCCATCACCGCTGGGGCTCGCAGGGCCTCAAAAACGGGCGAGGAGGTGCGCCTGCGCGGGAGCTTCCGGGATTTTTCGGGTCGCACTGTCTACCACTGCAACAACCTCGACCACGAGGATCTGGGGCTGATGGGGGTGCTGCAGATCGATGAGTGAATGGTCTGACTCTTCTCAAGATGATCACTTCCATAGTCGCCAAAGACACAGGACTCGAATTGATCCGTGCATGCGCCACGTCCTGACCCTGTTAATGAGCTGTTGGTGGCTGGCAGCCCCGGTGATGGCGGCTGAATTGGAGCCGTGTCAGAGACTGCTGGATCAACGCAATGCCCTGGCCGAGCAGGCCATGAAGGCCGAAATCGCCCTGGTCCGTACCACCCGTGAACGGATCTGCCCGGTGCTCAGCCAGCAGGCCGATGGGGCCAATGCCAACGACCGCAACGGGCTGACCATCGACTACCAGGCCCTGCTCGACTGCCGCCACAAGGCGGAAAAACAGCTGCTGCGCAACCAGCGGGTTCTCTACGTCAACCGCCAGTTGTTCAGGTTTTACACGGCGGCTGGAGCAAAGCTGGCCCGGCAAGCCGATCGGCTGATGCAGCCGTTGCGGGATCAGGAGTGCCCCCAGCTGCGTTGATCAACAACCTGTGGCCATGAGGTGATGGCCAGACCCTTGACCCTGAAGCGACTACAGGCTGTTTGCTGGGGTCTGGATGACAACTCCATGGCGGATCCTTGCTGCAGCAGCGGAACCAGCGGGCAGACGGCCGGAGCCCTCCCAGCGCCGCAGCCGGCCGCCGGTACCGAAAGGTTGTATCGGATCAGCGCCATGGATTGCGCCACCGAAGAAACCGAAATTCGCCATGCCCTCTCAGCGCTCGACGGCATCCGAGGTCTGAGGTTCCTGCTGGCCGAGCGGATTCTGGCGATCGATGCCGAAACAGCTGCGCTCAACTCCGCGCTCGCCGCGATCCGCCGGCTGGGGTTCAACCCGGAGCCGATCAGCCCCGATCACCGGCCGTCCGCCGCCCAGACCCGCGCCGAACGGCGCCGTGAACGGCTCCGCCTGGCGGGCTCCCTGGCGCTGGCGATCACGGCGGAGCTGCTGCATCTGGTCGTTCCCGCCTACCCGGGCCATGAGCTGCTGGAGATCGGGATCGCCATCGCCGCGATCGCCCTGGCGGGCTTCTCCGTGTTTCGCAAGGGCCTCGCGGCCCTGCGCCAGGGCCGGCTGAACATCAATGCGCTGATGAGCGTGGCGGTCACGGGTGCTTTCCTGATCGGCCGCTTCCCGGAAGCCGCCATGGTGATGGCGCTCTATGCCGTCGCCGAGGCGATCGAAGCGCGGGCGGTAGAGCGGGCCCGCCAGGCGATCACCAGCCTGATGGCCCTGGCCCCCGATCAGGCGGAGATCCGCCAGAGCGATGGCCGCTGGCAACGCGTGTCAGCCACTGCTGTGGCCATCGGAGCTGTGGTGCGTGTCCGCCCGGGCGAACGGCTGCCGCTCGATGGC harbors:
- a CDS encoding thermonuclease family protein; translation: MISWLLIGAAAFIAGWGNVFFVGTAQANQQASATVLSIGDGDTIRLQHGQQRITVRLACIDAPEMAQAPYGAEARSYLQSHLRLGSSVTLRPQTVDRYGRTVAEVIGGVNINLALVEDGMAFAYRKYLGQCDAKEYLDAEFRASRSRYGVWQVPGGITRPWDFRCRRSPPPRSGGNS
- a CDS encoding DUF86 domain-containing protein, whose product is MIEPRDRDALGDILTAIRRVQGFTIPDRETFLASDVLQDAVVRNLEIIGEATKRLSDSCRQQHPQIPWREMAGMRDVLIHAYDRVDLEEVWITLSEQLPALLEQIEPVLGL
- a CDS encoding nucleotidyltransferase family protein — translated: MRLDDLLAQAPRIREIATAHGATNLAAFGSVVRDQAGADSDLDLLVDLPARTGLLERIALKLALEDTLHCRVDLIRRRNLKPAALASAERDAIPL